Proteins from one Mercurialis annua linkage group LG7, ddMerAnnu1.2, whole genome shotgun sequence genomic window:
- the LOC126654833 gene encoding cysteine-rich repeat secretory protein 38-like, translating into MPSSSFFLLLPFSFLLLSVNGADPLFHFCSSFQNFTANGPYESNLNKLAGNLNLQVPKQGFGFGSSGQDPDQVYGLGLCRGDVSSSDCKNCVADASSEIRKRCPTNKAAIIWYDNCLYKYSDEKFFGQIDNRNRFYMWNVRVVNNSAQFNEDVKELLNELADEAYATPKLYKTGESEIEDPKNKLYGLVQCTRDLSNGDCKKCLDGIIGELGSCCDGKKGGRVVGGSCNFRYEMYPFVNA; encoded by the coding sequence ATGCCTTCTTCTTCATTCTTTCTACTTCTCCCATTTTCTTTccttctcctttctgttaatgGAGCTGACCCACTCTTCCATTTCTGTTCATCCTTTCAGAATTTCACAGCCAATGGCCCATACGAATCAAATCTCAACAAACTTGCTGGTAACCTCAACTTACAAGTTCCTAAACAAGGGTTTGGTTTCGGCTCATCAGGACAAGACCCGGACCAAGTATACGGACTTGGTCTCTGTCGAGGAGATGTGTCGTCCTCAGATTGCAAAAACTGCGTAGCGGACGCCAGTAGTGAGATTCGCAAGCGATGCCCTACCAATAAAGCAGCAATTATTTGGTATGATAATTGCCTTTACAAGTATTCGGATGAGAAATTCTTCGGTCAGATTGATAACAGAAATAGGTTTTACATGTGGAACGTGAGAGTTGTGAACAACTCGGCTCAGTTCAATGAGGATGTTAAAGAGTTATTGAACGAACTAGCCGATGAAGCTTACGCTACGCCGAAATTGTATAAAACCGGTGAGTCGGAGATTGAAGATCCGAAAAATAAGCTCTATGGATTGGTTCAGTGCACTAGAGATCTTTCTAATGGTGATTGCAAGAAGTGCCTTGATGGCATAATTGGTGAACTTGGTAGTTGCTGTGATGGAAAAAAAGGTGGCAGGGTTGTTGGTGGGAGTTGTAATTTTAGGTATGAAATGTATCCGTTTGTCAATGCCTAG